A single region of the Streptomyces sp. NBC_01381 genome encodes:
- a CDS encoding trypsin-like peptidase domain-containing protein, with the protein MTWFATALDETAADARGGLVRVLSKDGTATAGAGVYLAGRSLLTCAHVVNSALGLRVLNPGDPGNVVLDVAFPVLSAAHTWLARLTAWIPPRSKRQRAITDGTLRWDGDLAVLELEGDPPTQVGPLRWLEMEMGQQVRAWYGGGQAFSYADVRVASYGDGVGYLDGQLSGAAIGEGYSGGPLWSVADRAAVGLVMGRIDAPDTAFAAQHTVRRSWGRSWQSVMAELRRAGAVPEPHLAALGAGPAAFGVDESVRDMLVGPLHILLGDPAARAAHAGALAVQLGLRAPVDGSAPSVEELAQLLGGTERALPTLAESLSPTVADDPRGRVELDRLLAVGRVTDAARLLSVAEHRVLLAKLEHLAVSDPGLLHRAANAALPYLDLPRSLQTTRLSPSAVPGVLRELETWHGDGSPVPEETPRLPALLRVVEYVAAETGGLACQALQEWGRRVSTRLGVHASALHERRADAERWSRRTAPAGSRILVELDQYAKDPAGHYRCSVWRVRPDGSAARAVTGTERPRTGKEIAHLIRDAADSTDDGVAMVAVSVPPDALELPVDEWDGAGADEVIPAPLGEDFHLVLRCPKLRTRSRTGDADLKRRWRARAQSPPLVADHTVGGRAGLIGLLKTTHRDGARVYLQGSPEHRGELLPICLVMGVPIVLWDREDRGGRAEHHSGPDGGPPLTAVVAEGPVDELPERLRHFRARGTAYSAGAARPSLVWEDAGLPLPDELRLADPSRGTEQAI; encoded by the coding sequence GTGACCTGGTTCGCGACAGCACTGGATGAAACGGCCGCGGACGCCCGCGGCGGGCTCGTGCGGGTCCTGTCCAAAGACGGGACGGCGACGGCGGGGGCCGGGGTATACCTGGCTGGACGATCCCTCCTGACCTGCGCTCATGTCGTCAACTCGGCGCTCGGGCTGCGCGTCCTGAACCCCGGGGACCCCGGCAATGTCGTCCTCGACGTGGCCTTCCCCGTGCTGTCCGCCGCCCACACCTGGCTGGCGCGGCTTACGGCCTGGATACCTCCGCGGTCCAAACGCCAGAGGGCGATCACGGATGGCACCCTGCGGTGGGACGGTGATCTGGCCGTCCTCGAGCTGGAGGGCGACCCGCCCACGCAAGTGGGCCCGCTGCGCTGGCTGGAGATGGAGATGGGCCAGCAGGTGCGCGCCTGGTATGGCGGCGGTCAGGCCTTCTCGTACGCCGATGTACGCGTCGCCTCGTACGGTGACGGTGTCGGTTACCTTGACGGACAACTGTCGGGCGCCGCGATTGGTGAGGGCTACAGCGGCGGACCACTTTGGTCGGTGGCCGACCGCGCTGCCGTGGGCTTGGTCATGGGCCGGATCGATGCCCCGGACACGGCGTTCGCCGCGCAGCACACCGTGCGCCGCAGCTGGGGACGGAGCTGGCAGTCGGTCATGGCGGAACTGCGCCGGGCCGGAGCCGTTCCCGAACCGCACTTGGCCGCCCTGGGTGCGGGACCTGCTGCCTTCGGCGTGGACGAGTCGGTGCGCGACATGCTGGTCGGCCCGCTGCACATCCTGCTCGGTGACCCTGCCGCGCGCGCCGCGCACGCCGGGGCGCTCGCCGTCCAACTCGGCCTGCGCGCCCCCGTGGACGGCAGTGCGCCATCTGTGGAGGAGCTGGCGCAGTTGCTCGGCGGTACCGAGCGAGCGCTGCCCACTCTCGCCGAGTCGCTGTCACCCACGGTGGCCGACGACCCACGCGGTCGTGTCGAACTCGACCGGCTGCTCGCCGTGGGCCGGGTCACCGATGCGGCCCGATTGCTGTCGGTGGCCGAACACCGCGTACTGCTCGCTAAGTTGGAACACCTCGCCGTATCGGACCCGGGCTTACTGCACCGTGCCGCGAACGCCGCGCTGCCCTACCTCGACTTGCCTCGCTCTCTGCAGACCACTCGCCTCTCGCCGTCCGCCGTGCCCGGCGTGCTGCGGGAGCTGGAGACCTGGCACGGCGACGGGTCGCCGGTTCCCGAGGAGACTCCAAGGCTCCCCGCCCTACTGCGCGTGGTGGAGTACGTTGCCGCCGAGACCGGTGGGTTGGCCTGCCAAGCGCTTCAGGAGTGGGGTCGACGTGTCTCGACACGTTTGGGCGTGCATGCGTCGGCTCTGCACGAGCGGCGCGCCGACGCCGAGCGGTGGTCACGGCGGACCGCCCCGGCAGGATCCCGGATTCTCGTGGAACTCGACCAGTATGCCAAGGACCCCGCCGGGCACTACCGCTGCTCGGTGTGGCGGGTACGTCCGGACGGCAGCGCCGCACGCGCCGTCACAGGCACCGAACGGCCCCGCACCGGCAAGGAGATCGCGCATCTTATCCGCGACGCCGCAGACTCCACCGACGACGGGGTGGCGATGGTCGCCGTGTCAGTGCCGCCGGACGCGCTCGAACTTCCTGTGGACGAGTGGGATGGGGCCGGTGCCGACGAGGTCATTCCCGCCCCGCTGGGCGAGGACTTCCATCTCGTGCTGCGCTGCCCGAAGCTGCGCACCCGCTCACGCACCGGTGACGCTGACCTCAAGCGGCGGTGGCGGGCCCGCGCCCAGAGCCCGCCCCTAGTGGCTGATCACACCGTCGGCGGGCGTGCGGGGCTCATCGGCCTGCTCAAGACAACTCACAGGGACGGAGCCCGCGTCTACCTACAGGGGTCCCCCGAGCACCGAGGCGAACTCCTTCCTATCTGCCTCGTGATGGGGGTGCCGATCGTGCTCTGGGATCGCGAGGACCGTGGAGGCCGCGCAGAGCATCACAGTGGGCCCGACGGTGGTCCGCCGCTCACGGCTGTCGTCGCCGAGGGGCCCGTAGACGAACTGCCTGAGCGGCTACGGCACTTCAGGGCCCGGGGCACCGCTTATTCCGCCGGAGCCGCGCGCCCGTCGCTGGTGTGGGAGGACGCGGGACTTCCGCTGCCGGATGAACTTCGGCTGGCCGACCCCTCGCGAGGAACGGAGCAGGCGATATGA
- a CDS encoding MoxR family ATPase, translating into MTHGDEWRLFRGDGAVRPVDFPPAPPWRRFTDATNGRGRPRPYLIGRTEADVVSAALHLRRPLLVTGHPGTGKSSLAHAIARELALGPVLHWPVNSRSVLKDALYGYDAVGRLRETHLRKERGDNEPDVGTFIRLGPLGTALVPRDRPRVLLVDELDKGDVDLPNDLLTVFEEGEFDIPELSRLSEAQSEVSIFTYGADDDLIRVVRGRVRCREFPVVVITSNGERDFPPAFMRRCVRLDLPDPDEARLRDIVAAHLGDEALAGVDDLLHTFLNRRAPGELATDQLLNAVFLRKGGVDLDAEGLLDAVLHRLGGEI; encoded by the coding sequence ATGACGCACGGCGACGAATGGCGGCTGTTCCGCGGTGATGGCGCGGTCCGGCCAGTGGACTTCCCCCCCGCCCCGCCGTGGAGGCGGTTCACCGACGCGACGAACGGCCGCGGTCGGCCGCGCCCGTACCTGATCGGACGTACCGAAGCCGACGTGGTAAGCGCCGCCCTGCATCTGCGCCGCCCGCTGCTGGTTACCGGTCATCCGGGCACCGGGAAGTCGTCACTGGCCCACGCCATCGCCCGCGAGCTGGCTCTGGGGCCCGTACTGCACTGGCCCGTCAACAGCCGTTCGGTCCTCAAGGACGCTCTGTACGGGTACGACGCGGTCGGCCGGCTCCGCGAGACTCATCTGCGCAAGGAGCGCGGCGACAATGAGCCAGACGTCGGCACCTTCATCCGACTCGGCCCGCTGGGCACGGCGCTCGTGCCGCGAGACCGGCCACGAGTGCTGCTGGTGGACGAGCTGGACAAAGGCGATGTAGACCTCCCCAACGACTTGTTGACCGTTTTTGAGGAAGGCGAGTTCGACATCCCCGAGCTGTCCCGGCTGTCCGAGGCGCAGTCCGAGGTGTCAATTTTCACTTATGGCGCGGACGACGACCTGATCAGGGTTGTCAGGGGACGGGTGCGCTGCCGGGAATTTCCCGTCGTGGTCATCACCAGCAACGGCGAGCGGGACTTCCCGCCGGCCTTCATGCGCCGTTGCGTGCGCTTGGACCTGCCCGACCCGGACGAGGCCCGGTTGCGCGACATCGTGGCTGCGCACCTCGGTGATGAGGCCCTTGCCGGTGTCGATGACCTCCTGCACACCTTCCTCAACCGCCGGGCACCTGGCGAACTTGCCACGGACCAGCTGCTTAACGCGGTGTTCCTGCGCAAGGGCGGAGTTGACCTCGACGCCGAGGGGTTGCTCGACGCCGTCCTGCACCGGCTGGGTGGGGAGATCTGA
- a CDS encoding NACHT domain-containing NTPase: protein MISNKLLRQRWWIVSATAAAIFLAGSIGYAAWALVTQKGMGPTDVAGVTGMIVGAVSLWASLQGLRTHADTEPVKITGNLAAQVKRVEATEWRQLLGGDSERIDVAFTFLPEMSRNAEVPLWQGSLSGVMEFYQTTHPRRLVITGSPGAGKTVLALELLLSLLDSRRDGDPVPVRISAASWDTGLSLEQLLIDQLIDAYGLSAATAKHIVETRHVLPVLDGLDEMDIGQTPVLESRASAALEWCNSYQDGRDVAPLVLTCRADEYEALENSGQRVLDAARIEINPPSADQVCAFLNRRVRDPYRWQSVTDTIAAHPSSTLARTLSTPWQLTLAIVAYDAGGDPDELLTINGERALAEHLLARFIPAVMQLSPRFKTSPYQVDQVERWLAELANYLNLNAGHILGGRTLSGCDIVLHHLWPLGGHRMPRLVDATLAVLSAVPLCVIIYALSPHSGSEGLFIFAYSMTANAIFAIIHYSRWWPHSQRLNFRRMRSRSGIHSLPIGILGGTILGIIAAPSFGASIGLTGGILFAISYGISFGLTGDIEDDQVGTEGPEGPLHHDALSATFFGLICGPLYGFLISLPGDSFIFWITFSLAVGITNGATAGALFHSPRNAVTFGLISGIGSGVSQIYASDQVSGDLTALLAGPAFALLVGFVVLARASRRYYSFLLCMRGRLPWRLKRFLRWSYSVGILRASGIAYQFRHLELQDWLALRIGSPTRIPTAID from the coding sequence ATGATCAGCAACAAGCTCCTGAGGCAGCGCTGGTGGATCGTAAGCGCCACAGCCGCGGCCATCTTCCTGGCCGGCAGCATCGGATATGCGGCGTGGGCTCTGGTGACGCAGAAAGGGATGGGTCCAACAGATGTCGCCGGGGTCACCGGCATGATAGTGGGCGCAGTTTCTCTGTGGGCTTCCCTTCAAGGCCTGCGTACGCATGCTGACACCGAGCCAGTCAAGATCACCGGAAACTTGGCCGCACAAGTAAAACGAGTAGAGGCCACAGAATGGCGGCAACTCCTGGGCGGTGATTCAGAGCGGATAGACGTCGCGTTCACCTTTCTCCCCGAGATGTCCCGAAACGCTGAAGTGCCACTGTGGCAGGGCAGCCTGTCAGGGGTGATGGAATTCTACCAAACAACGCATCCGCGCCGATTAGTCATTACGGGCAGTCCTGGAGCAGGAAAAACCGTACTGGCACTGGAATTGCTTCTTTCCCTATTGGACAGTCGTCGCGACGGGGATCCAGTTCCGGTACGCATATCAGCCGCCAGTTGGGACACCGGCCTATCTCTTGAGCAGTTACTCATCGACCAATTGATCGACGCATATGGACTATCTGCCGCCACTGCGAAACATATCGTGGAGACACGCCACGTTTTGCCAGTACTGGACGGCCTGGATGAAATGGATATCGGGCAAACACCCGTCTTGGAATCTCGGGCTTCGGCCGCGTTGGAATGGTGCAATTCCTACCAGGACGGCCGTGACGTGGCACCCCTGGTACTGACATGTCGTGCAGATGAGTACGAAGCGCTGGAAAATTCTGGACAGCGGGTTCTGGATGCGGCTCGGATCGAGATAAACCCTCCTTCCGCCGATCAAGTGTGCGCATTCTTGAATCGACGAGTAAGAGATCCATACCGATGGCAGTCCGTGACCGACACCATTGCAGCGCACCCTTCAAGCACTCTCGCCCGGACGCTCAGCACGCCCTGGCAATTGACGCTCGCCATCGTCGCATACGACGCGGGCGGAGATCCTGACGAGTTACTTACCATCAACGGCGAACGAGCACTGGCCGAGCATCTACTCGCGCGATTCATACCTGCAGTTATGCAATTGAGCCCCAGGTTCAAAACCAGCCCGTACCAGGTGGATCAGGTAGAACGATGGCTGGCCGAATTGGCCAACTACCTCAACTTGAATGCCGGGCATATCCTGGGTGGCCGCACCCTTTCAGGCTGCGACATCGTATTGCACCACTTGTGGCCTCTTGGCGGGCATCGGATGCCGCGCCTAGTAGATGCAACATTAGCGGTATTGTCCGCCGTACCCCTCTGCGTGATCATCTACGCACTCTCACCGCACTCGGGCTCCGAAGGCTTGTTTATATTCGCCTACTCGATGACCGCCAATGCGATCTTTGCAATCATCCACTATTCCCGCTGGTGGCCCCATTCTCAACGTTTGAATTTTCGTCGCATGCGCAGCCGATCCGGCATCCACTCTTTGCCCATCGGAATATTGGGTGGAACTATTCTTGGCATTATTGCCGCCCCCTCCTTCGGTGCATCTATAGGTCTGACAGGGGGTATCCTGTTCGCGATTTCCTACGGAATCTCTTTTGGGCTCACAGGCGACATAGAGGATGACCAAGTAGGAACAGAGGGCCCCGAAGGTCCCTTGCATCATGACGCACTTTCGGCCACATTCTTCGGCCTAATCTGTGGCCCTCTGTACGGCTTCCTCATATCACTCCCCGGAGATAGCTTTATCTTTTGGATCACTTTCAGCCTAGCCGTTGGAATAACCAATGGAGCCACCGCGGGGGCCCTCTTTCATAGCCCTAGAAACGCGGTGACATTCGGCCTCATCTCAGGCATCGGAAGCGGTGTATCCCAGATCTACGCATCCGATCAGGTATCAGGCGACCTGACAGCACTACTGGCCGGTCCGGCATTTGCCCTCCTGGTTGGTTTCGTAGTATTGGCGAGGGCATCGCGCCGCTATTACTCCTTCTTGCTATGTATGCGAGGGCGCCTACCATGGCGCCTCAAGCGTTTCCTTAGATGGTCTTACAGCGTTGGGATTCTGCGCGCTTCCGGTATCGCCTACCAGTTCAGGCACCTTGAGCTACAAGATTGGCTGGCTCTACGGATAGGCTCGCCCACGCGGATTCCAACAGCCATTGATTAG
- a CDS encoding integrase core domain-containing protein gives MHPRPSRSCSLRSRHHKANAYIERWIGGCRRELLDRTLIINERHLRNVLATYETHFNTHRPHRALQQAAPLRPLPDPVGPDGKVIRRDLLGGVIHEYNQVA, from the coding sequence TTGCATCCGAGACCATCCAGGTCCTGCTCACTCCGGTCCAGGCACCACAAGGCAAACGCGTACATCGAGCGCTGGATCGGCGGATGCCGCCGAGAACTCCTCGACCGCACACTGATCATCAACGAACGGCACCTGCGCAACGTACTGGCCACATACGAAACGCACTTCAACACCCATCGCCCCCATCGCGCCCTCCAACAAGCAGCACCCCTGCGACCACTCCCCGACCCGGTCGGCCCGGACGGCAAGGTCATCCGTCGAGATCTACTCGGTGGCGTGATCCACGAATACAACCAGGTCGCATAG
- a CDS encoding PASTA domain-containing protein: MSLLLCFAGATACGGDDSPGETPTPTKTVTETTEAPAETEPAAEQAVLPNLVGKSLQDAQDTAQANGFYLLDSRDATGMDRFQVLDRNWVVCSQMPEPGRHPTDVTVTFDVVKDDESCP; the protein is encoded by the coding sequence ATGTCACTGCTGCTCTGCTTCGCTGGCGCGACTGCGTGTGGTGGCGATGACTCCCCAGGCGAGACGCCTACGCCGACGAAGACAGTCACAGAGACCACCGAGGCGCCCGCGGAAACTGAGCCAGCGGCCGAGCAAGCGGTCCTGCCGAACCTGGTGGGCAAGTCCCTGCAGGATGCACAGGACACCGCTCAAGCGAACGGGTTCTACCTTCTCGATTCCCGCGATGCCACCGGAATGGACAGGTTCCAGGTCTTGGACCGCAACTGGGTGGTCTGCTCCCAGATGCCAGAGCCAGGGCGACACCCCACCGATGTCACGGTCACATTTGACGTGGTCAAGGACGATGAGAGCTGCCCTTAA
- a CDS encoding CU044_2847 family protein — MPHDDYIEFTLGDGVEVRLELAAVGERPTPPQGGVDLPDGIAGVTPVGRGARVGELATDALRTVLSPLGPVLQQVHDAVRNIPDPPHEISVDFGIQVGQDLKIGIVGANGQASMTISATWQLPCERQT; from the coding sequence GTGCCACATGACGACTACATTGAGTTCACTCTCGGCGACGGGGTAGAGGTCCGCCTCGAACTTGCGGCGGTCGGCGAGCGTCCGACTCCACCGCAGGGCGGCGTCGATCTCCCGGACGGCATTGCCGGAGTGACTCCGGTGGGGCGAGGAGCGCGAGTCGGGGAGCTGGCTACGGATGCGCTGCGGACCGTGCTGAGCCCTCTGGGGCCTGTCCTGCAGCAGGTGCACGACGCGGTGCGCAACATCCCCGATCCGCCGCACGAGATCAGCGTCGACTTCGGAATACAGGTCGGCCAGGATCTGAAGATCGGCATCGTCGGCGCAAATGGCCAGGCCAGCATGACGATTTCAGCCACTTGGCAGCTGCCTTGTGAGAGACAGACGTGA
- a CDS encoding helix-turn-helix transcriptional regulator produces MTWLRNGREDAALTYEQLASGTEYSADTLARAASGRSVPQNPAVVLAYAAACGRSTKEAERLWKHARRDEARTQGVVSGHRSGVHISVVKDFADLHSALVDLHHDDGRPPLRSLDTRLGGVGRLPHSTVGRVLKGSSTPSRTFVAAFAEACNVRRSELPEWTKAWDRADADRRSSRLRSRKPDTAQRLTFHDRVTPRDLQLLMSEMESTSRKTPALKITVHVPDPASSEADAAARMSRELLIDQAQRRGELACPQCRRPSFGYSDEHGWAPRLCSSCAPDAPHEGTLPASSADAPTLELRRPGAGPAPVSAADTPTLVLRMPTPGARPPLPRRKTTGSWAQPATRQPPAPAPNADQTRTLNQPASPQPFIPSRLNPFARRPHPTPASPPAARPPGNDCPEHGQENTTTGQQQDNQHTPARPPTMRIRINIPGSRPIPPVVMHTPGEASQARPTHPRAPRQTENLSRAPSTPFTTSVEPTPRGHPTDGTPPAP; encoded by the coding sequence GTGACGTGGCTGCGTAACGGCAGGGAAGATGCCGCTCTGACCTACGAGCAGCTCGCCTCTGGTACCGAGTACAGCGCGGACACTCTCGCGCGCGCTGCCTCCGGGCGCAGCGTGCCGCAGAACCCGGCTGTGGTCCTGGCCTACGCCGCGGCCTGCGGACGCAGCACGAAAGAAGCCGAACGGCTGTGGAAGCACGCCCGGCGCGACGAGGCCCGCACTCAGGGCGTGGTCAGCGGTCACCGAAGCGGAGTGCACATCAGCGTCGTCAAGGACTTCGCCGATCTGCACTCCGCGCTCGTCGATCTCCACCACGACGATGGCCGGCCGCCCCTCCGCTCCCTTGACACCCGTCTGGGCGGAGTGGGGCGCCTGCCGCACAGCACCGTCGGACGGGTCCTCAAAGGCAGCTCCACACCCAGCCGGACATTCGTAGCGGCCTTCGCCGAGGCCTGCAACGTCCGTAGAAGCGAGCTGCCCGAGTGGACGAAAGCCTGGGACCGTGCGGACGCCGACCGCCGAAGCAGCCGGCTGCGCTCACGCAAACCCGACACCGCACAGCGCTTGACCTTCCACGACCGCGTCACGCCCAGGGACCTGCAGCTTCTGATGAGCGAGATGGAGTCGACCTCGCGCAAGACCCCCGCTCTCAAGATCACGGTCCATGTGCCCGACCCGGCCTCCTCTGAAGCAGACGCCGCCGCGCGGATGAGCCGCGAACTCCTCATCGACCAGGCGCAGCGCCGCGGAGAGCTCGCCTGCCCCCAGTGCCGCCGTCCCTCCTTCGGCTACAGCGATGAGCACGGCTGGGCACCGCGACTGTGCTCCAGCTGCGCGCCCGACGCGCCGCACGAGGGCACTCTCCCCGCCTCCAGCGCCGACGCTCCCACACTGGAACTGCGCAGGCCCGGCGCAGGCCCGGCCCCCGTTTCCGCCGCGGACACCCCCACACTGGTCCTGCGCATGCCCACACCGGGCGCCCGGCCCCCACTGCCACGGCGGAAGACCACCGGGTCATGGGCCCAGCCCGCCACACGGCAGCCGCCCGCACCGGCGCCGAACGCCGACCAGACGCGCACCCTGAACCAACCGGCGAGTCCGCAGCCGTTCATCCCCTCTCGCCTCAACCCCTTCGCCAGAAGGCCCCACCCGACGCCAGCCTCTCCACCGGCGGCCCGCCCACCGGGCAATGACTGCCCCGAGCACGGCCAAGAGAACACAACCACCGGACAGCAGCAGGACAATCAGCACACCCCGGCCCGACCGCCGACCATGCGCATCCGCATCAACATTCCCGGCTCCAGACCCATCCCGCCCGTGGTCATGCACACTCCCGGTGAAGCAAGCCAGGCCCGGCCGACACACCCAAGAGCACCGCGGCAGACGGAGAACCTCAGCCGGGCGCCCAGCACTCCATTCACCACAAGCGTTGAACCAACCCCACGCGGTCACCCGACGGACGGGACTCCACCGGCACCGTGA
- a CDS encoding site-specific integrase, with the protein MRTHHATGRVYRRCGCRDQQKHQLGTHCPLLNTDPKHGTWTFAVEIPAAQTGGHNRTVRRGGFPTQDDAGIALHRYPAGRSIGISADPNQTLEDHLIQWLAAQKLRLKPTTWIRYRDYTRNDLIPALGAIRLDDLAYEHLHHFTQTQLAAGRGQQTVWHVLATLSSALGEAVRTHRLPVNVARPTVIPRPAAAERTIWTTAQAVRFLHHCRRRDPDFADLAELLIDTGLRRGEALALHWNDVHLDQNRLYTRWTLSAVDNNKLVMTTPKTRASRDWVALSPRVSAVLERRRNTSLAEDPTDPEYGNGFVFARPDGRAWHPEWVLNHFHDLTQQAGVPRCTLHDLRHLAVTIAISENVSLWAVSQTARHSPSPPPRTSTPTSPDVPPTKPSTPSPPPSTAKKSVATTSRPPTLPRLDAITTHDRSDGTGDDHSTTTSRKAAPA; encoded by the coding sequence ATGCGCACTCACCACGCCACAGGCCGCGTCTACCGCCGCTGCGGCTGCCGCGACCAGCAGAAACACCAGCTCGGCACGCACTGCCCCCTCCTGAATACCGACCCCAAACACGGGACTTGGACCTTCGCCGTCGAAATCCCCGCCGCCCAGACCGGCGGCCACAACCGCACCGTGCGCCGCGGCGGCTTCCCCACCCAGGACGACGCCGGCATCGCCCTGCACCGCTACCCCGCCGGCCGCAGCATCGGGATCAGCGCCGACCCCAACCAGACGCTCGAGGACCACCTCATCCAATGGCTCGCCGCACAAAAGCTACGGCTCAAACCCACCACCTGGATCCGCTACCGCGACTACACCCGAAACGATCTCATCCCCGCCCTAGGGGCCATCCGTCTCGATGACCTGGCCTACGAGCACCTGCACCACTTCACGCAGACCCAACTCGCCGCCGGGCGCGGCCAGCAGACTGTCTGGCACGTCCTCGCCACCCTCTCCAGCGCTCTCGGCGAAGCCGTGCGAACCCACCGCCTGCCTGTCAACGTCGCCCGGCCTACCGTGATCCCGCGCCCTGCTGCGGCAGAGCGCACCATCTGGACCACCGCCCAGGCCGTGCGCTTCCTCCACCACTGCCGGAGACGTGACCCGGACTTCGCCGACCTCGCCGAGCTCCTCATCGACACCGGACTTCGCCGAGGCGAAGCCCTCGCCCTGCACTGGAACGACGTACACCTCGACCAGAACCGGCTCTACACCCGCTGGACCCTGTCCGCCGTCGACAACAACAAGCTCGTCATGACCACCCCCAAGACCCGCGCCAGCCGCGACTGGGTCGCCCTCTCACCCCGCGTAAGTGCCGTGCTCGAGCGCCGCCGCAACACCTCACTCGCAGAGGACCCCACCGATCCTGAATACGGGAACGGGTTCGTCTTCGCCCGCCCGGACGGGCGCGCCTGGCACCCCGAATGGGTCCTCAATCACTTCCACGACCTCACCCAACAGGCCGGCGTCCCCCGCTGCACTCTCCACGACCTGCGCCACCTCGCCGTGACCATCGCCATCAGTGAAAACGTCAGCCTATGGGCCGTCTCCCAGACCGCACGGCACTCCCCATCTCCACCACCGCGAACATCTACGCCAACCTCACCCGACGTACCGCCCACCAAGCCGTCGACGCCATCGCCGCCGCCCTCAACCGCGAAGAAGAGCGTCGCGACCACATCACGACCACCGACACTCCCGCGGCTTGACGCGATTACCACGCACGACAGGTCCGATGGCACAGGTGACGACCACTCCACGACCACCAGCAGAAAGGCCGCTCCCGCCTAA
- a CDS encoding integrase, with protein sequence MALRLLYLTFSKVLGWIALLARSEASKNAEILVLRHQLTVLRRQVGRPHPSWADRAVIAALSRLLPKDLRGHLFVTPGTLLR encoded by the coding sequence ATGGCTCTGCGACTGCTGTATCTGACCTTCTCGAAGGTCCTGGGATGGATTGCGTTGCTGGCGCGATCGGAGGCTTCCAAGAATGCGGAAATACTCGTACTGCGGCACCAACTCACTGTTCTCCGCCGCCAGGTTGGCCGGCCACACCCCTCATGGGCGGACCGGGCAGTGATCGCGGCGCTGTCCCGGCTGCTGCCCAAGGATTTGCGAGGGCACCTGTTCGTCACTCCGGGCACGCTGCTGCGCTAG